In a single window of the Canis lupus familiaris isolate Mischka breed German Shepherd chromosome 2, alternate assembly UU_Cfam_GSD_1.0, whole genome shotgun sequence genome:
- the C2H1orf158 gene encoding uncharacterized protein C1orf158 homolog isoform X1 translates to MQFLSAVSPHPFSTPSWKVETKYSTRVLTGNWVEERRKFTKATEKTPQSIYGKEYVPFPGHRPDQISRWYGKRRVEGLPHRHLLAGHQEPCRRHLISTYDDHYNRRGHNPALPARRTWNGHQLLWLPERSDFPLLAPPTNYGLYEQLRRRWLAPKAAPRESIYTSSYPSPPVCAMSRREHAIPVPPPRLHPVPRL, encoded by the exons ATGCAGTTTTTGAGTGCAGTAAGTCCACACCCATTCTCTACCCCAAGCTGGAAGGTTGAGACCAAGTATTCAACCCGAGTGCTCACTGGAAACTGGgtggaagagaggaggaag TTCACCAAAGCCACTGAGAAAACACCTCAGAGCATTTACGGAAAAGAGTATGTGCCCTTCCCAGGCCACAGGCCGGACCAGATCTCCAGGTGGTATGGCAAGAGGAGAGTTGAG GGCCTCCCGCACAGACACCTGCTCGCAGGCCACCAGGAGCCCTGCCGCCGCCATCTGATCAGCACGTACGACGACCATTACAACCGGCGTGGTCACAACCCGGCGCTGCCCGCGCGGCGCACCTGGAACGGGCACCAGTTGCTGTGGCTCCCGGAGAGATCGGACTTCCCCCTCCTCG CTCCCCCTACAAACTATGGACTCTACGAACAGCTGAGGCGGAGGTGGCTGGCACCCAAGGCTGCCCCGCGGGAGAGCATTTACACCTCATCCTACCCCAGCCCGCCCGTGTGTGCTATGTCCCGGCGGGAGCATGCCATCCCCGTGCCCCCCCCTCGCCTGCACCCTGTCCCGCGCCTCTGA
- the C2H1orf158 gene encoding uncharacterized protein C1orf158 homolog isoform X2 translates to MGGGGEWKTEKQERGRRQAGGANGERSRREQFTKATEKTPQSIYGKEYVPFPGHRPDQISRWYGKRRVEGLPHRHLLAGHQEPCRRHLISTYDDHYNRRGHNPALPARRTWNGHQLLWLPERSDFPLLAPPTNYGLYEQLRRRWLAPKAAPRESIYTSSYPSPPVCAMSRREHAIPVPPPRLHPVPRL, encoded by the exons ATGGGCGGTGGGGGAGAGTGGAAAACAGAGaagcaagagagaggaaggaggcaaGCAGGAGGGGCAAACGGAGAGAGAAGTCGAAGGGAACAG TTCACCAAAGCCACTGAGAAAACACCTCAGAGCATTTACGGAAAAGAGTATGTGCCCTTCCCAGGCCACAGGCCGGACCAGATCTCCAGGTGGTATGGCAAGAGGAGAGTTGAG GGCCTCCCGCACAGACACCTGCTCGCAGGCCACCAGGAGCCCTGCCGCCGCCATCTGATCAGCACGTACGACGACCATTACAACCGGCGTGGTCACAACCCGGCGCTGCCCGCGCGGCGCACCTGGAACGGGCACCAGTTGCTGTGGCTCCCGGAGAGATCGGACTTCCCCCTCCTCG CTCCCCCTACAAACTATGGACTCTACGAACAGCTGAGGCGGAGGTGGCTGGCACCCAAGGCTGCCCCGCGGGAGAGCATTTACACCTCATCCTACCCCAGCCCGCCCGTGTGTGCTATGTCCCGGCGGGAGCATGCCATCCCCGTGCCCCCCCCTCGCCTGCACCCTGTCCCGCGCCTCTGA